The following are encoded in a window of Salinigranum halophilum genomic DNA:
- a CDS encoding complex I subunit 4 family protein produces the protein MIIEALIAFTFVAALGVLVAPDEYAGRLAFVLSLAPVAGALWMWSQFDASGNALMDGTIAFETDVVWFTLGGLDLHWFVGVDGISLPLVVLTTILTSLAIVSAWTPIDMRQSQFYGLMLFMEANLIGVFTALDFFVWFVFWEAVLVPMYFLVGVWGGPRRKYAAIKFFVYTNVASLVMFIGFIALVFGLGDSVGSMRLPEIAMALRADELGSLYGIAPSTLAAAAFVAMFIGFAVKVPVAPLHTWLPDAHVEAPTPVSVMLAGVLLKMGTYALLRFNFTMLPEVAVDFAVPIAILAVISVIYGALLALAQEDLKRIVAYSSVSSMGYVILGLIAYTTYGVGGATFQMVAHGLISGLMFMTVGVVYNTTHTRMVGDMSGIADRMPVTAGIFVAGAFAYMGLPLMAGFAGEFFIFKGSFESTTFAGMPLFTAAAMFGIVIVAGYLLLAMQRTLFGPFRFDGDYTVAEAPVHDVAPLAVLLALIIVLGVAPDLFFGMIQDAVNPILGGVS, from the coding sequence ATGATCATCGAAGCACTCATCGCGTTCACGTTCGTCGCCGCCCTCGGCGTCCTCGTCGCGCCCGACGAGTACGCCGGTCGGCTGGCGTTCGTGCTCAGTCTGGCCCCGGTCGCCGGGGCGCTCTGGATGTGGTCACAGTTCGACGCGAGCGGCAACGCCCTGATGGACGGAACCATCGCGTTCGAGACAGACGTCGTCTGGTTCACCCTCGGTGGACTGGACCTCCACTGGTTCGTCGGGGTCGACGGCATCTCGCTCCCGCTCGTCGTGTTGACGACCATCCTGACGTCGCTCGCCATCGTCTCGGCCTGGACGCCCATCGATATGCGGCAGAGCCAGTTCTACGGGCTGATGCTCTTTATGGAGGCGAACCTCATCGGCGTGTTCACCGCGCTGGACTTCTTCGTCTGGTTCGTCTTCTGGGAGGCCGTCCTCGTCCCGATGTACTTCCTCGTCGGTGTCTGGGGAGGACCTCGGAGAAAGTACGCCGCGATCAAGTTCTTCGTCTACACGAACGTCGCCTCGCTGGTGATGTTCATCGGCTTCATCGCCCTGGTCTTCGGCCTGGGTGACTCCGTCGGCTCGATGCGCCTGCCGGAGATCGCGATGGCGCTCCGCGCCGACGAACTCGGCTCCCTGTACGGCATCGCGCCGAGTACGCTCGCCGCGGCCGCCTTCGTGGCGATGTTCATCGGGTTCGCGGTGAAGGTGCCCGTCGCCCCCCTGCACACGTGGCTGCCCGACGCCCACGTCGAGGCCCCCACGCCCGTGTCGGTGATGCTGGCGGGGGTCCTCCTGAAGATGGGGACCTACGCGCTGCTCCGGTTCAACTTCACGATGCTCCCCGAGGTCGCCGTCGACTTCGCGGTGCCCATCGCGATTCTGGCCGTCATCTCGGTCATCTACGGCGCGCTGCTCGCGCTGGCCCAAGAGGACCTCAAGCGCATCGTCGCCTACTCGTCGGTGTCGTCGATGGGGTACGTCATCCTCGGCCTCATCGCCTACACCACCTACGGCGTGGGCGGCGCGACGTTCCAGATGGTCGCGCACGGCCTCATCTCGGGGCTGATGTTCATGACCGTCGGCGTCGTCTACAACACGACCCACACCCGGATGGTCGGCGACATGTCCGGTATCGCCGACCGGATGCCCGTCACCGCGGGCATCTTCGTCGCCGGCGCGTTCGCCTACATGGGGCTGCCGCTGATGGCCGGCTTCGCGGGCGAGTTCTTCATCTTCAAGGGCTCGTTCGAGTCGACCACCTTCGCGGGGATGCCGCTGTTCACGGCGGCGGCGATGTTCGGCATCGTCATCGTCGCGGGCTATCTCCTCTTGGCGATGCAGCGCACGCTGTTCGGCCCGTTCAGGTTCGACGGCGACTACACCGTCGCAGAGGCACCCGTCCACGACGTGGCGCCGCTGGCGGTGCTGCTCGCGCTCATCATCGTCCTGGGCGTGGCCCCGGACCTGTTCTTCGGGATGATTCAAGACGCCGTCAACCCCATCCTGGGAGGTGTCTCGTAG